Proteins encoded in a region of the Bactrocera tryoni isolate S06 chromosome 4, CSIRO_BtryS06_freeze2, whole genome shotgun sequence genome:
- the LOC120774586 gene encoding dynein regulatory complex protein 9, giving the protein MKHISQLENFVHPPLEAKALRKLLLSAVYTEAITKLTIYQRSQRINARRCEPKKESTSKYQQNARRSSKKETLKKPDGTENVLSEKMLNEIRLDQELNLLRKIYGTALSELESGSTSKAFNADDIDETTVRSNDQLYSVIEQQKPDKNEVEQALDLLNTNKEALKVLKIQLAEEQQAAKERLVEQDDCIATLRHNLRNVRLLNELELRLVQRWEENRYTQASIVGANEERTLQQQIDDLRRRIAGEECIIVQVDKFSVKQFAELNAKIAAWQLKYARVMEIKCTETQAKERQILKLQKSWERHRETYAERQKFVRDYLEEKEVERQLYEQQIYRVECAVRIQAWWRGLMVRRGLGPFKKKSKKGKKGKGKAK; this is encoded by the coding sequence ATGAAGCATATCTCACAACTCGAAAATTTTGTGCATCCGCCTTTAGAAGCAAAAGCTTTGCGGAAGTTACTATTGTCTGCAGTTTACACCGAAGCAATCACGAAGTTAACAATCTATCAACGTAGCCAGAGGATAAACGCCCGGCGCTGTGAGCCCAAAAAAGAGAGTACGTCGAAATATCAGCAGAACGCACGTCGCAGTTCCAAGAAAGAGACACTCAAAAAGCCCGATGGCACAGAAAATGTGCTCAGCGAAAAAATGCTGAATGAAATAAGGTTGGACCAGGAGCTGAATTTACTGCGTAAAATTTACGGAACTGCGCTTTCAGAACTCGAGTCCGGCTCTACCAGTAAAGCTTTTAACGCAGATGACATAGATGAAACTACTGTTCGATCAAACGACCAGTTATACAGCGTAATCGAACAACAAAAGCCGGACAAGAATGAAGTTGAGCAGGCGTTAGACCTGTTAAACACCAACAAAGAAGCATTGAAAGTGCTCAAAATACAATTAGCGGAGGAGCAGCAAGCGGCGAAGGAGCGCTTAGTAGAACAGGACGACTGCATTGCTACACTACGTCACAACCTGCGTAACGTACGGCTGCTTAACGAATTGGAGCTGCGCTTGGTGCAACGCTGGGAGGAGAATCGCTACACGCAGGCGAGTATTGTCGGCGCTAATGAGGAACGTacactgcaacaacaaatcgATGACTTACGCCGTCGTATTGCGGGTGAAGAATGCATCATTGTTCAAGTGGACAAGTTTAGTGTGAAACAATTTGCGGAGCTAAATGCGAAAATCGCCGCCTGGCAGCTAAAGTACGCGCGTGTAATGGAGATCAAATGCACAGAGACGCAGGCGAAAGAGCGTCAAATACTGAAGCTGCAAAAGTCATGGGAACGCCATAGGGAAACGTACGCAGAGCGGCAAAAATTCGTGCGCGATTATTTGGAGGAAAAGGAAGTGGAGCGACAGTTATACGAACAGCAGATCTACCGCGTGGAATGCGCCGTGCGTATTCAAGCTTGGTGGCGTGGGCTAATGGTTCGCCGTGGCCTGGGACCGTTCAAAAAGAAGAGCAAAAAGGGCAAGAAGGGAAAGGGTAAAGCTAAGTGA